A window of Candidatus Atribacteria bacterium contains these coding sequences:
- a CDS encoding galactitol-1-phosphate 5-dehydrogenase, with product MMRAVTLFAPANLSCVETEVPEIKDSNEVLVKVKACGVCGSDIPRVMVKGAHKMPIIIGHEFSGEVVEIGKSISSFKVSDKVTAMPLIPCGKCEFCQIGKYNLCDDYLYYGSRIPGAMAEYIVVKESNLLKLPENVDYESGAMTDPVSVALHAIGKANINAGQSAVVFGLGAIGLIAIQWLKILGCSEVIAVDIFQEKLDLAKKIGVDLAINAKNNNVIEAIMDYTHNKGADIVIELAGNKITQLQAIQSASKMGKVIYCGISYDDLLLPSKEVNKILRGELFIIGSWNSSIVPLPVNEWKSSLDFMDKGKIKVKPIISHRAKLEDCKEFFEMMYYKKEIFNKVLFIPDL from the coding sequence ATGATGAGAGCAGTAACATTATTTGCTCCCGCAAACCTAAGTTGCGTGGAGACAGAAGTTCCTGAAATAAAAGATTCAAATGAAGTACTTGTAAAAGTTAAAGCTTGTGGGGTTTGCGGATCTGATATACCAAGAGTAATGGTTAAGGGAGCTCACAAAATGCCGATTATCATCGGCCATGAATTTAGTGGTGAAGTAGTGGAGATAGGTAAAAGCATTTCTTCTTTTAAGGTATCAGATAAAGTGACAGCCATGCCATTAATTCCTTGTGGAAAGTGCGAATTTTGTCAAATAGGAAAATATAATCTTTGTGATGATTATCTATATTATGGCTCTCGTATTCCCGGTGCAATGGCGGAATATATTGTAGTAAAGGAAAGCAATCTTCTTAAATTACCTGAAAATGTAGATTATGAAAGTGGCGCAATGACTGATCCGGTAAGTGTGGCATTACATGCCATAGGAAAAGCAAATATTAATGCTGGCCAATCAGCAGTAGTTTTTGGTTTAGGGGCTATTGGACTTATTGCCATACAATGGTTAAAAATTTTAGGATGTTCCGAAGTTATTGCCGTAGATATTTTTCAGGAAAAATTAGATTTAGCTAAAAAAATAGGAGTCGATTTAGCAATTAACGCAAAAAATAACAATGTTATTGAGGCAATAATGGATTACACCCATAACAAAGGAGCAGATATTGTTATTGAGTTAGCGGGAAACAAAATAACTCAATTACAAGCAATTCAATCAGCAAGTAAAATGGGTAAGGTGATTTATTGCGGAATATCTTACGATGATCTGTTGCTTCCCAGTAAAGAAGTGAATAAGATACTCCGAGGAGAATTATTTATTATTGGTTCGTGGAATTCATCTATTGTTCCTCTTCCGGTTAATGAATGGAAATCCTCTTTAGATTTCATGGATAAAGGAAAAATTAAAGTGAAGCCAATAATAAGCCACCGAGCAAAGTTAGAGGATTGTAAAGAATTTTTTGAAATGATGTACTATAAAAAAGAGATATTTAATAAAGTTTTATTTATTCCGGATTTATAA
- the rhaI gene encoding L-rhamnose isomerase produces the protein MRDYKTSYKILKSSLEEKGINVSKIEKKLTELKIETPSWGYSDSGTRFAIFKQKGAANSVREKIQDAAEVHKITGICPSIALHIPWDITDNWHALLEYSLSLGIKPGAINPNLFQDPDYRLGSLCNPDKKVRKKAINHVLECINIAKTLKSKDISLWLGDGTNYPGQDDIRERKHRLEDSLKEIYDNLPDDMRILIEYKFFEPSFYNTDIPDWGSAYNLCLKLGNRAMVLVDLGHHALGTNIEQIVAYLLDEEKLGGFHFNNKKYADDDLTVGSINPYEFFLIFNELVSAEEDGIKANIAYMIDQCHNLKPKIEEMIQSVVNIHKIYAKALIVDRRSLKKFQQDEDIIMAEKVLTEAFETDITPLLFKVREEMKVPLNPLEFFRECGYLEKIQRKR, from the coding sequence ATGAGAGATTATAAAACAAGTTATAAAATATTAAAATCCTCTTTGGAAGAGAAGGGAATTAATGTAAGTAAAATTGAGAAAAAGTTAACGGAATTAAAGATTGAAACTCCAAGTTGGGGTTATTCAGATTCAGGAACTCGTTTTGCAATTTTTAAGCAAAAAGGAGCTGCTAATAGTGTAAGGGAAAAAATTCAGGATGCAGCAGAAGTACATAAGATCACCGGCATATGTCCGTCTATAGCTTTACATATCCCTTGGGATATCACTGATAATTGGCATGCTCTTTTAGAATATTCTCTTTCTTTGGGAATAAAACCGGGAGCTATAAATCCCAATTTATTTCAAGACCCGGATTATAGATTGGGGAGTCTTTGTAATCCTGATAAAAAAGTGAGAAAAAAAGCTATCAATCATGTTCTGGAGTGTATCAATATTGCCAAGACACTTAAATCCAAGGATATTTCTCTCTGGTTAGGCGATGGAACCAACTATCCCGGGCAGGATGATATAAGAGAGAGAAAGCATAGATTAGAAGATAGTTTGAAAGAAATTTATGATAATTTACCAGATGATATGCGAATACTTATAGAATATAAATTTTTTGAACCATCTTTTTATAATACCGATATACCTGATTGGGGTAGCGCATATAATTTGTGTTTAAAATTAGGGAATAGGGCGATGGTATTGGTTGATTTAGGACATCACGCTTTAGGCACCAATATAGAACAGATAGTAGCCTATCTTTTAGATGAGGAAAAGTTGGGAGGATTCCATTTTAATAATAAAAAATATGCTGACGATGACCTAACTGTGGGCTCTATAAATCCTTATGAATTTTTCCTTATTTTCAATGAACTGGTATCAGCAGAAGAGGATGGAATAAAAGCCAACATAGCTTATATGATAGACCAATGTCACAATCTTAAGCCAAAAATTGAAGAAATGATCCAAAGTGTTGTAAATATTCATAAAATCTATGCAAAAGCTCTCATTGTAGATAGAAGATCTTTGAAAAAATTCCAACAAGATGAAGATATAATTATGGCGGAGAAGGTGCTCACTGAAGCCTTTGAAACTGATATAACACCTCTTTTATTTAAAGTAAGAGAGGAGATGAAGGTTCCTTTAAATCCTCTTGAATTTTTTAGAGAGTGTGGATATTTGGAAAAGATTCAAAGGAAAAGATAA
- a CDS encoding ethanolamine utilization protein EutN — translation MIFGKIVGTVVSTQMDEGIKGKKCLLVQTCNHKGQTDGNYLVAVDLVGVGVGEIVIISQGSSARQTEITHQKPVDCVIVGIVDMVEAYNKIVFKK, via the coding sequence ATGATATTTGGTAAAATTGTGGGGACTGTAGTCAGCACCCAAATGGATGAAGGAATAAAAGGAAAGAAGTGTCTTCTTGTTCAAACTTGCAACCATAAAGGGCAAACAGATGGTAATTATCTGGTTGCTGTAGATCTGGTCGGAGTAGGAGTAGGAGAGATAGTGATTATTTCTCAGGGAAGTTCTGCTAGACAGACGGAAATTACCCATCAAAAACCAGTCGATTGCGTCATTGTAGGAATTGTCGATATGGTAGAAGCATACAATAAAATTGTTTTTAAAAAATAG
- the glpK gene encoding glycerol kinase, whose product MEKKYIMAIDQGTTGTRVILFNHEGQVHSKAYREIRQIYPNPGWVEHDPMEYWDTTMVCTKEAFEKGGVKASEIAAIGITCQRETTVLWDKDTGLPVYNAIVWQSRQTASICEELKTRGYEDTVKNKTGLLIDAYFSGTKIKWIIENVSGVKEKISQGKICMGNIDSWLIWKLSGGAYHVEDYSNASRTMLLNIHTLEWDKELLDILDIPVNILPQLKPSSGIMATTNKDVFFGEEISIAGDAGDQHAATFGQVCFQPGMAKNTYGTALALMMNVGEKVLFSKNGLTTNIAWVVNNNVEYALEGVVFAGGSTVQWLRDGLKIIKTAHECDLLAEKVADTGGVYFVPAFTGLCAPYWDMYARGLIIGITRGTSREHIARSALEAIAYQTRDVLDTMTVDSGINAKSLRVDGGATNSDFLMQFQSDLLGIPIEVPLVTEMAALGAAYLAGLGIGFWANKEEISKQWKLSKVFEPKMKEDRREELYAGWKRAVKRSLVWDKKEDICI is encoded by the coding sequence ATGGAAAAAAAATATATAATGGCAATTGACCAAGGTACAACAGGTACACGGGTTATTCTATTCAATCATGAAGGCCAAGTTCATTCAAAAGCTTATAGAGAGATAAGACAGATATATCCAAACCCTGGTTGGGTTGAACATGATCCAATGGAATATTGGGATACAACTATGGTTTGCACAAAGGAAGCTTTCGAAAAAGGTGGCGTTAAGGCAAGCGAAATAGCAGCGATAGGCATTACCTGCCAGAGAGAGACAACTGTATTGTGGGATAAAGATACTGGGCTACCTGTTTATAATGCAATTGTTTGGCAGAGCCGCCAGACTGCAAGTATATGTGAAGAGTTAAAAACAAGAGGATATGAAGATACTGTCAAAAACAAAACTGGTCTTTTAATCGATGCATACTTTTCTGGAACGAAGATTAAATGGATTATTGAAAATGTCTCTGGCGTTAAGGAAAAAATTTCGCAAGGAAAAATATGCATGGGTAACATAGATAGCTGGCTTATATGGAAGTTAAGTGGGGGGGCTTATCACGTAGAGGATTATTCAAATGCATCAAGAACAATGCTTTTAAATATACATACTCTTGAGTGGGATAAAGAGTTGCTTGATATTTTGGATATTCCTGTAAATATTTTACCGCAGTTAAAACCTTCAAGTGGAATAATGGCGACAACGAATAAGGATGTATTTTTTGGGGAAGAAATATCTATTGCGGGTGATGCTGGTGACCAGCATGCAGCTACTTTTGGACAGGTATGCTTTCAGCCGGGAATGGCAAAGAATACTTATGGCACTGCATTAGCATTAATGATGAATGTTGGAGAAAAGGTTTTATTTTCAAAGAATGGTCTGACCACCAATATTGCTTGGGTGGTTAATAATAATGTTGAGTATGCACTTGAAGGCGTTGTGTTTGCGGGTGGGTCAACAGTCCAGTGGTTAAGGGATGGATTGAAAATAATTAAAACTGCTCATGAATGTGACTTGCTTGCAGAAAAAGTAGCAGATACAGGAGGAGTATATTTTGTTCCAGCCTTTACCGGATTATGTGCTCCGTATTGGGATATGTATGCGAGAGGTTTGATAATAGGCATTACCAGGGGGACTAGTAGAGAGCATATCGCAAGGAGTGCTTTGGAAGCTATAGCATATCAGACAAGAGACGTACTTGATACAATGACAGTAGATTCTGGTATAAATGCAAAATCATTAAGAGTAGACGGTGGAGCAACTAATAGTGACTTTCTAATGCAATTTCAATCCGATTTACTTGGTATACCTATTGAAGTGCCATTAGTTACCGAGATGGCAGCATTGGGTGCGGCATATTTAGCCGGTCTCGGAATAGGTTTCTGGGCGAATAAGGAAGAAATTTCAAAACAATGGAAGTTATCAAAAGTATTCGAACCGAAAATGAAAGAAGATAGGAGAGAAGAATTATACGCTGGATGGAAAAGAGCTGTTAAGAGATCGCTTGTTTGGGATAAAAAAGAAGATATTTGTATATGA
- the eutM gene encoding ethanolamine utilization microcompartment protein EutM has protein sequence MDVYTDALGMIETRGFVAMVEAADAMLKAARVDLVGYEKIGGGYNTAIVRGDVAAVRAALDAGNAAAQKVGEVISVHIIPRPHSNVDSVLPLGRGPSKNKKDKMSTD, from the coding sequence ATGGACGTTTATACAGATGCATTGGGAATGATCGAAACAAGAGGTTTTGTAGCAATGGTAGAGGCAGCAGATGCGATGTTAAAGGCAGCCAGGGTAGATTTGGTAGGCTATGAAAAAATTGGTGGTGGGTACAATACTGCTATTGTACGTGGCGATGTAGCAGCTGTTCGAGCTGCCCTTGATGCCGGAAATGCAGCAGCCCAAAAAGTTGGTGAAGTAATTTCTGTTCATATTATTCCACGGCCACACAGTAATGTAGATAGTGTTCTCCCTTTGGGCAGAGGTCCGAGTAAAAACAAAAAAGATAAAATGAGTACTGATTAA
- the rpiB gene encoding ribose 5-phosphate isomerase B: MTDSINRIKIIQNVVSGLYSTAAPEKIQPIPNNVRDKVGCVAIGSDHGGFEAKEIIRDYLRTIGYRVTDVGTFSKDSVDYPDFALKVARKVTSGECDRGIMIDGAGIGSSMVCNKVKGIRAALCYNQKTIINSREHNNANVLTLGGPLHTPDELREMVKLWLETSFAGGRHWKRVNKIMAAERNK, from the coding sequence ATGACTGATAGTATAAATAGAATAAAAATTATCCAGAATGTGGTGAGTGGATTATATTCTACCGCTGCCCCTGAAAAAATCCAACCTATCCCCAATAATGTTCGGGACAAAGTGGGTTGTGTAGCTATTGGGTCAGATCATGGTGGATTTGAGGCCAAGGAAATTATTAGAGATTATTTGCGTACCATTGGTTATCGAGTGACAGATGTCGGAACTTTTAGTAAGGATAGCGTCGATTATCCTGATTTTGCCCTTAAAGTGGCCAGGAAGGTGACTAGCGGGGAATGCGATAGAGGAATTATGATTGATGGAGCCGGAATTGGCTCCTCAATGGTTTGTAATAAAGTTAAAGGGATAAGAGCTGCCCTGTGTTATAACCAAAAAACGATTATAAACAGCAGAGAACATAATAATGCAAATGTTTTAACTTTAGGTGGCCCGTTACACACTCCGGATGAATTACGCGAAATGGTAAAACTATGGCTGGAAACTTCTTTTGCTGGTGGAAGACATTGGAAAAGAGTTAATAAAATAATGGCTGCAGAAAGAAATAAATAA
- the deoC gene encoding deoxyribose-phosphate aldolase, whose product MDKKELIDKISDEIISKLKKTSSSDNLSFKSDLGNKNIQGSSVGCNIQINTPADLAPYIDHTLLKPDATEAQVKKLCEEAVQYGFCTVCVNSSWVSYCAKKLRGSGVKVCAVVGFPLGATDSRTKAYETRNAIENGAGEIDTVINVGALRNGDLKTVEADLRAVFTACRKTTITKAIIETCLLSDEEKVIASQLVKKVGFDFVKTSTGFSTAGATAHDVALIRRTVGPKMGIKAAGGIRTYEDALLMIHSGATRLGCSASVKIVSV is encoded by the coding sequence ATGGATAAAAAAGAGTTGATAGATAAGATTAGTGATGAAATAATATCAAAGTTAAAGAAGACATCTTCTTCTGATAATCTTTCTTTTAAATCTGATTTGGGTAATAAAAACATACAGGGTTCTTCTGTGGGTTGCAATATACAAATTAATACACCTGCTGACCTTGCACCATATATTGACCATACTTTATTAAAGCCTGACGCAACAGAAGCTCAGGTGAAAAAATTATGCGAAGAAGCCGTTCAGTATGGTTTTTGTACGGTTTGTGTTAATTCTTCCTGGGTGTCTTATTGTGCTAAAAAATTACGGGGAAGTGGAGTCAAGGTCTGTGCTGTTGTGGGATTTCCGTTAGGGGCAACAGACAGCAGGACCAAAGCTTACGAGACGCGTAATGCTATAGAAAACGGAGCTGGTGAAATAGATACGGTAATTAATGTAGGTGCTTTAAGAAACGGTGATCTAAAGACGGTAGAAGCTGATCTAAGAGCAGTATTTACGGCTTGCAGGAAGACCACGATTACCAAGGCGATAATTGAAACCTGTTTATTATCAGACGAGGAAAAAGTAATAGCTTCTCAATTGGTAAAAAAAGTTGGTTTTGATTTTGTAAAGACATCTACCGGTTTTTCTACCGCCGGAGCTACTGCCCATGATGTTGCTCTGATTCGTAGGACTGTTGGTCCTAAAATGGGAATTAAAGCAGCGGGTGGGATCCGTACTTACGAAGATGCTTTATTAATGATTCACTCTGGGGCAACCCGGCTGGGTTGTAGTGCCAGTGTAAAGATTGTCAGTGTCTGA
- a CDS encoding aldehyde dehydrogenase EutE yields the protein MEINEKDLKSIIESVLNKLEDTKSDKAISNDSLNRPFSGQDGIFEEINAAVDAAETAHLELIKLTLDQRREIIRSIRKIIMDHLEEISKLAVEETTFGRIEDKIEKNRLAALKTPGIEDLEPTAYSDDHGMTLMERAAYGVIGSIIPSTNPTSTVINNGISMITGGNSVVFNPHPAAKRSSCLTVSLINQAIVKAGGPPNVLCAIANPTIDSAQTLMTHPKIRLLVVTGGPAVVKTAMNSNKKVIAAGPGNPPCVVDETADLVKAGRDIVIGAGFDNNIVCICEKEILAVSQITDKLKEEMIKNGAYELKDDQIEKVTKLVIADPGKPGHEGAPNKEYVGKNASIIARDIGLDISDQTKILLCEVDPYHPLVWTEQLLPVIPLVRFSHVDEAIDFAVQCEHNFRHTASIHSRNIATLSRMAKLMNCSLFIKNGPNYSGLGFGGAGYTSFTIATPTGEGLTRARTFTRERRCVLVGYFRIV from the coding sequence ATGGAAATAAACGAAAAAGATTTAAAATCAATCATTGAAAGCGTACTTAATAAATTAGAAGATACAAAAAGTGATAAAGCAATATCAAATGATTCGTTAAACAGGCCTTTTTCTGGTCAGGATGGAATATTTGAAGAAATAAATGCTGCTGTGGATGCTGCCGAGACTGCCCATCTTGAACTGATTAAATTAACCCTGGATCAACGTAGAGAAATTATTCGGAGCATACGCAAAATAATAATGGATCATCTGGAAGAAATTTCTAAATTAGCGGTAGAAGAAACAACTTTTGGCAGAATAGAAGACAAGATTGAAAAGAATAGATTAGCAGCTTTAAAAACACCGGGGATAGAAGATCTCGAACCTACAGCCTACTCCGATGATCATGGAATGACCTTGATGGAACGAGCAGCTTATGGGGTTATTGGATCTATTATACCCTCAACCAACCCTACTTCTACAGTTATTAATAATGGAATAAGTATGATTACCGGTGGGAATTCGGTAGTTTTTAATCCTCATCCTGCAGCAAAAAGAAGTTCCTGCTTGACTGTTTCCTTGATCAATCAAGCGATTGTAAAAGCCGGTGGTCCTCCCAACGTTCTTTGTGCTATTGCTAATCCGACTATTGATTCAGCCCAAACTTTAATGACACATCCTAAAATTAGATTACTGGTAGTAACCGGTGGTCCGGCGGTAGTGAAAACCGCTATGAACAGTAACAAGAAAGTCATTGCGGCTGGTCCCGGAAATCCTCCCTGTGTGGTTGATGAAACTGCCGATTTAGTTAAAGCCGGTCGCGACATTGTGATCGGAGCAGGATTTGATAATAATATTGTCTGTATATGTGAGAAAGAGATTTTAGCCGTTTCTCAAATTACCGATAAATTAAAAGAGGAAATGATAAAAAATGGCGCTTATGAATTAAAAGACGATCAGATTGAAAAGGTTACTAAATTAGTCATCGCTGACCCGGGCAAACCCGGGCATGAAGGGGCACCAAATAAAGAATATGTGGGGAAAAATGCCAGTATAATCGCCCGGGATATAGGACTAGATATTTCTGATCAAACTAAAATATTACTTTGCGAAGTAGATCCTTATCATCCCTTGGTCTGGACTGAACAGCTTTTACCGGTGATTCCCCTGGTTCGCTTTAGCCATGTCGATGAAGCCATAGATTTTGCCGTGCAGTGTGAGCATAATTTCAGGCATACTGCTTCTATTCATTCCCGGAATATTGCTACACTTTCCAGGATGGCTAAATTGATGAACTGTTCTCTCTTTATAAAAAATGGACCCAATTATAGTGGTTTGGGATTTGGAGGTGCCGGTTATACTTCCTTTACCATCGCTACTCCTACTGGGGAGGGCTTAACCCGAGCAAGAACCTTTACCAGGGAAAGACGTTGTGTCTTGGTTGGTTATTTTAGAATTGTTTAA
- the pduL gene encoding phosphate propanoyltransferase, producing the protein MEEQEYKKLVDMITETIYKEIKPKKESSHLFSIPVEISNHHVHLTRDSLDVLFGKDYKLTKLRDLSQPGEFASNEQVGIVSANMKVIEKVRILGPLREYTQAELSITDGYFLGLDLPTRISGNIKGSPPIIFIGPKGVLALSEGAIRAARHIHMAPEDAEHYGVKDEDRVKVEVSGEHGVIYKDVVIRVSSKSKLALHLDIEEANAGNVGNKCLARVIKKFFD; encoded by the coding sequence ATGGAAGAGCAAGAATATAAAAAACTTGTAGATATGATAACTGAAACGATTTATAAAGAAATAAAACCGAAAAAAGAATCATCTCATCTTTTTTCTATTCCCGTAGAGATCTCCAATCATCATGTTCATTTAACCAGAGATTCCCTGGATGTTTTATTTGGAAAGGATTATAAGCTTACTAAATTACGTGATTTATCTCAGCCCGGAGAATTTGCCAGCAATGAACAGGTGGGAATAGTTAGCGCAAATATGAAAGTGATTGAAAAGGTAAGAATTCTTGGACCCTTGCGAGAATATACGCAAGCAGAATTATCTATTACCGATGGCTATTTTTTAGGATTAGACCTTCCTACTCGAATATCGGGGAATATAAAAGGCTCTCCACCTATCATTTTTATCGGACCAAAAGGCGTTTTGGCTCTTTCAGAGGGAGCTATTCGAGCCGCGCGGCATATTCATATGGCTCCTGAAGATGCAGAACATTATGGTGTGAAAGATGAAGATCGAGTCAAGGTGGAAGTATCAGGAGAGCATGGCGTTATTTATAAGGATGTAGTAATCAGGGTTTCTTCTAAAAGTAAATTAGCACTTCATTTAGATATAGAGGAAGCCAATGCCGGAAATGTAGGTAACAAATGTTTAGCCAGAGTTATTAAAAAATTCTTTGATTAA
- a CDS encoding ethanolamine utilization protein EutN has product MKLGKVIGNVVCTQKVESFQDIKLLLLQPLNEKLEEIGDPVVACDTVQAGINDIVFYEGGREAALGLKNWFNPSDLTIMGIVDQVNIGE; this is encoded by the coding sequence ATGAAATTAGGGAAAGTTATTGGTAATGTTGTTTGTACCCAGAAAGTAGAATCTTTTCAAGATATAAAACTGTTATTACTCCAACCTCTTAATGAAAAATTAGAAGAAATTGGTGATCCTGTAGTAGCTTGCGATACGGTTCAGGCAGGTATAAATGACATTGTTTTTTATGAAGGTGGCAGAGAGGCAGCTTTGGGACTTAAAAATTGGTTCAACCCTTCTGATTTGACTATTATGGGTATAGTTGATCAGGTAAATATTGGAGAATAA
- a CDS encoding BMC domain-containing protein, giving the protein MDIIVLGVLEFNSIAVGIKALDGIVKAASVKVIDARTICPGKFVILFTGDVAAVDASLTAGKEIGEGYIVDELFIPNLHSQIIPAIVGTVECKIWDAVAVVEFFSVVASIEAADIAAKTANVLVNEIRLAAGMGGKSYIKMIGNIDEVEAAVRAAVKTISEKGLICKEVIIPNPHPEIKPYFIY; this is encoded by the coding sequence ATGGATATAATCGTTCTTGGAGTATTAGAATTTAACAGTATAGCAGTCGGAATAAAGGCTTTAGACGGCATAGTAAAAGCTGCCTCGGTAAAAGTAATAGATGCCAGGACGATTTGTCCGGGAAAATTTGTCATTCTTTTTACCGGTGATGTGGCAGCAGTTGATGCTTCCCTTACCGCTGGTAAGGAAATTGGAGAAGGTTATATCGTTGATGAATTATTTATTCCCAATTTACATTCTCAAATTATTCCGGCAATTGTCGGTACGGTTGAATGTAAGATTTGGGATGCAGTAGCTGTAGTAGAATTTTTTTCAGTTGTTGCCAGTATTGAGGCTGCCGATATAGCTGCCAAAACTGCTAATGTTTTAGTTAACGAGATTAGATTGGCTGCAGGGATGGGTGGTAAATCTTATATTAAAATGATTGGTAATATAGACGAGGTGGAAGCTGCAGTCAGGGCAGCGGTAAAGACCATAAGTGAGAAAGGTCTGATTTGTAAAGAGGTCATTATCCCCAACCCTCATCCGGAGATTAAACCTTATTTTATTTATTAA
- a CDS encoding ethanolamine utilization protein EutN — protein MILARVVGTVVSTRKEPKIEGIKFLLLEKINPTNMQGKGDYLVAMDSVGAGLGEIVFFVAGSSSRMTATTEGKPSDATIISIVDSIDIKGEYVYKK, from the coding sequence ATGATACTGGCAAGAGTAGTGGGTACAGTGGTATCAACCAGGAAAGAACCGAAAATTGAGGGCATAAAATTTTTACTTCTGGAGAAAATTAATCCTACCAACATGCAGGGGAAAGGCGATTATCTGGTAGCAATGGATAGTGTGGGAGCAGGATTAGGGGAAATAGTCTTTTTTGTGGCCGGAAGTAGTTCCAGGATGACGGCAACTACCGAAGGAAAACCGAGTGATGCAACAATAATATCTATCGTTGATTCTATAGATATTAAAGGAGAATATGTATACAAAAAATAA
- the rbsK gene encoding ribokinase encodes MEVIRLKKNKIVIVGSYNTDLMSKTPWLPKHGETVLGGPFKLGPGGKGSNQAVAAARLGAEVCFVGCVGEDYFGEIARNNFIKERINIDYLKVSKTQHTGMAFILVDDKTAENMIVVAPGSNMEIDIQLVENARDLIMSADIVLLQLEIPVEIVEHVISLVYKSNHTISILNPAPGKKLEKDILKKVSLITPNRSELELITNRNVNTIEEAEKAAKEMISAGVKDVVVTLGKEGALVVNSKKITHVPTFQEVKIVDTTGAGDAFNGGLAIALSEGKNLVDATYFANAVASLNVTKIGTAPAMPYRQEVEEFLKNHSQ; translated from the coding sequence ATGGAGGTGATTCGTTTGAAAAAAAATAAGATTGTAATTGTGGGAAGTTATAATACTGATTTGATGTCCAAAACTCCCTGGCTTCCAAAACACGGAGAAACTGTGTTGGGAGGGCCATTTAAATTAGGCCCTGGAGGGAAAGGATCAAATCAAGCTGTGGCGGCGGCAAGATTAGGTGCCGAAGTTTGTTTCGTCGGTTGTGTAGGGGAAGATTATTTCGGGGAGATTGCCCGAAATAATTTTATAAAAGAGAGGATCAACATTGACTATCTTAAGGTAAGCAAAACTCAACACACGGGAATGGCTTTTATTTTAGTAGATGATAAAACTGCTGAAAATATGATAGTAGTAGCTCCTGGGTCTAACATGGAAATAGATATTCAATTGGTAGAAAATGCCCGAGATCTCATTATGAGTGCAGATATAGTACTACTGCAGTTAGAAATTCCGGTGGAAATCGTAGAACATGTTATAAGCCTGGTGTATAAATCTAACCATACTATTTCTATTCTTAATCCTGCTCCGGGGAAGAAATTAGAGAAAGATATTTTAAAGAAAGTATCTTTAATCACTCCCAATAGAAGTGAGTTAGAGCTTATTACTAATCGAAATGTTAATACAATTGAAGAAGCTGAAAAAGCTGCAAAAGAAATGATATCTGCTGGAGTAAAAGATGTGGTGGTTACTCTGGGTAAAGAAGGAGCTTTAGTAGTAAATTCTAAAAAGATTACCCATGTACCTACTTTCCAGGAAGTAAAGATTGTGGATACTACGGGAGCAGGAGATGCTTTTAATGGAGGCTTGGCTATTGCTCTTTCTGAAGGAAAGAATTTAGTGGATGCGACTTATTTTGCCAATGCTGTTGCCAGTCTCAATGTAACCAAAATTGGTACTGCTCCTGCTATGCCTTATCGCCAGGAAGTGGAAGAATTTTTAAAGAATCATTCTCAATAA